A stretch of the Aphis gossypii isolate Hap1 chromosome 2, ASM2018417v2, whole genome shotgun sequence genome encodes the following:
- the LOC126550410 gene encoding uncharacterized protein LOC126550410, with product MNTLLIMLMIPFTSGTLRFTDEHLTQHSGIYYENRGPLKLITSQWDLTAYISLTKYNEQFDYINTMIEKTKVLCVTHMHNPVTDNFNCNGLLTVTDDIINNLQHQKTQVLDSIGHVISKRNALLKFAAKAARLIYGICNLECIKKFNFNIGVAQNTSQSKLIKEQIKVVQLNHDIGTNKYVNMSLEINELTNITDEQQVKNYLTKHFIQVNLLITKHILETNTLLEIIHQAKIGVIHPSLITPQELLEHVKDIKVSLPGGTDLPTDLVITNIYELVKLSDIAIYYANDNLVFIISLPLIYQNDFILYNLIPVPVCTGNDCVYIKPINKYLAISKSKEHYATYDEFYYTHCKHARDFLLCPEINPLHPRNIRPTCEVLLLQDPPKVPTNCEVMHVQIGTTIFHKKDSKMNGYT from the coding sequence ActaataatgttaatgataCCGTTCACGTCGGGAACATTAAGATTCACAGACGAACATTTAACTCAACATTCCGGTATCTACTACGAAAATCGCGGACCGTTGAAACTTATAACCTCTCAATGGGACCTTACTGCATATATTAGTCTCACTAAATATAACGAACAATTTGACTACATAAATACTatgattgaaaaaacaaaagtattatgTGTTACACATATGCATAACCCAGTAACAGATAACTTTAACTGTAACGGTCTACTTACTGTAACCGATgacataattaacaatttacaacaTCAAAAGACACAAGTTTTAGATTCTATAGGACACGTAATTAGTAAACGTAATGCTCTTCTTAAATTCGCAGCAAAAGCAGCTAGGTTAATTTATGGAATATGTAACTTAGAAtgcataaaaaagtttaactttAACATAGGAGTAGCACAAAATACCTCACAATCTAAATTGATTAAAGAACAAATTAAAGTGGTTCAACTAAACCATGATATAGGAACaaacaaatatgttaatatgtcaTTAGAAATAAacgaattaacaaatattacagATGAACAACAGGTTAAAAACTacttaacaaaacattttatacaagttaatctattaattacaaaacatatattgGAAACAAATACGTTACtagaaataatacatcaagCAAAGATAGGAGTTATTCACCCAAGTTTAATAACTCCACAGGAGTTATTAGAACACGTTAAAGATATTAAAGTATCATTACCAGGGGGAACTGATTTACCCACTGACTTAGTCATAACTAACATTTATGAACTGGTGAAACTCTCAGATATTGCTATTTATTATGCTAACGACAacctagtttttataatttctttacctttaatttatcaaaatgattttattttatataatttaatacctgtACCAGTATGTACTGGCAACGATTGCGTTTATATAAAACctattaataagtatctaGCTATAAGTAAGTCTAAAGAACATTATGCAACCTATgatgaattttactatactcATTGTAAACACGCTAGAGACTTCCTATTATGTCCTGAAATTAATCCTTTACATCCTCGTAACATTAGACCCACATGCGAAGTATTACTATTACAGGATCCACCAAAAGTTCCAACCAATTGTGAAGTAATGCATGTTCAAATCGGTACAACTATCTTTCATAAAAaagattc